In Bythopirellula goksoeyrii, a single window of DNA contains:
- a CDS encoding CBS domain-containing protein, with translation MIILSDRLSQLRVADAMTRDVVSVSANSTMAEAADELSQQHVTGAPVVDEHGKCIGVLSGSDFIRLKAEELEDTDKRHVPSFQHPEGCYGVDDVMHDLVRSRMSPAVQTINENTPLMTAARCLCYEHIHRLVVVDKHSKPVGVLTSLDLVATLIAIFEE, from the coding sequence ATGATAATCTTAAGTGACCGACTAAGCCAATTGCGAGTTGCCGATGCCATGACTCGTGACGTCGTCTCAGTTTCTGCAAACAGCACAATGGCCGAGGCGGCCGATGAGTTGAGCCAACAACATGTCACCGGTGCTCCGGTGGTCGATGAGCATGGGAAGTGCATAGGCGTATTGAGTGGTTCAGATTTCATTCGTCTCAAAGCAGAAGAACTAGAAGACACCGACAAGCGCCACGTACCCTCCTTCCAACACCCCGAGGGGTGCTATGGAGTCGATGATGTGATGCACGATCTGGTGCGCAGTCGGATGTCTCCTGCTGTGCAAACGATTAATGAGAATACTCCACTAATGACCGCTGCGCGTTGCCTTTGCTACGAGCATATCCACCGTTTGGTGGTTGTTGATAAGCATTCCAAACCGGTTGGCGTGCTTACGAGCCTCGACCTCGTGGCTACGCTGATTGCAATTTTTGAAGAATAA
- a CDS encoding sodium-translocating pyrophosphatase produces the protein MHIAYCLAYSGSPALPSDTIDRLDSFTRALPGWWHFTWICAFIALASATSFYRWIMAQSEGNERMQEIARYVREGSYAYLRRQYRVVAIFFVVVSALLAVMAFGLHVQHKLVPFAFLTGGFFSGLAGFFGMKTATSASARTAQGASQSLDQGLKIAFRAGAVMGLTVVGLAMLDISLWFLYLYKFHHQVFGGEPMSLETITVVMLCFGMGASSQALFARVGGGIYTKAADVGADLVGKVEAGIPEDDPRNPATIADNVGDNVGDVAGMGADLYESYAGSILATMALGVAAVTFGGVPEGFETALSAQLAFMGAPMVLSSLGILLSLAGIFLVTTKEGASMKDLMWALNKGIWGSSAMVVVVAAVVMPILLPASIAWGVVAAVTIGLIVGLIIGYGTEYYTSAEYKPTKGIADQATSGTGPLIIDGIAAGLMSTWIPITAVCLGMLLSFGMCHGFENLAMGLYGVGMASVGMLSTLGITLATDAYGPIADNAGGNAEMAGLSKQVRERTDALDSLGNTTAAVGKGFAIGSAALTSLALLAAYIEEVRVGIHREAAAVYQVEDSQGYNAVDLGFGKYGLYVPGADGSHRENYTISAFESTANHAVEVVVDGNPVDMIINHQGASVLEADVDPVVAELTAAAPAGLFDFMDYYEVTLMNPKVLVGIFSGVLMVFVFGAMTMKAVGRAAMEMVREVRRQFREMPGIMEGTTTPDYARCVAISTAGAQREMIRPSLLAVLAPVLVGLLLGVSGVMGLLVGGLCAGFALAVFMANAGGAWDNAKKLIETGQHGGKGSDAHKSAVVGDTVGDPFKDTTGPSLNILIKLMNMVSIVFAGLVVKYAPEISSFLGMGQ, from the coding sequence ATGCACATTGCATATTGTCTTGCATATTCAGGGAGCCCTGCTTTACCTTCAGACACCATCGACCGTCTCGACTCTTTCACAAGAGCGTTGCCTGGCTGGTGGCACTTCACTTGGATCTGTGCCTTTATCGCTCTCGCAAGTGCCACCAGCTTTTATCGCTGGATCATGGCCCAAAGTGAAGGAAACGAGCGAATGCAAGAGATAGCTCGGTACGTTCGCGAGGGGTCCTATGCCTACTTGCGAAGACAGTACCGCGTGGTTGCAATTTTCTTTGTCGTTGTTTCGGCTCTGCTCGCAGTCATGGCCTTCGGTCTGCATGTCCAGCACAAATTGGTTCCCTTCGCATTTCTCACAGGTGGTTTCTTCTCTGGTCTTGCCGGTTTTTTTGGAATGAAGACGGCTACGAGTGCCTCAGCACGTACTGCCCAAGGGGCGAGCCAGTCGCTTGATCAAGGCTTAAAAATTGCCTTCCGCGCGGGCGCCGTGATGGGCTTAACCGTTGTCGGATTGGCGATGCTAGACATTAGCTTATGGTTCTTGTATCTCTACAAATTCCATCACCAGGTTTTTGGCGGGGAACCGATGAGCCTGGAAACGATCACCGTTGTGATGCTCTGTTTCGGAATGGGAGCTTCGTCGCAAGCACTCTTTGCCCGCGTTGGCGGCGGCATTTACACGAAGGCTGCCGACGTCGGGGCAGACTTAGTTGGCAAAGTAGAAGCAGGTATCCCTGAAGATGATCCTCGTAACCCCGCAACGATTGCAGACAATGTGGGCGACAATGTAGGCGACGTCGCTGGCATGGGCGCAGATCTCTATGAATCCTATGCCGGATCGATCCTTGCCACGATGGCTTTGGGAGTGGCAGCGGTCACCTTTGGCGGGGTGCCCGAGGGATTTGAAACCGCACTGTCTGCCCAACTGGCATTTATGGGTGCTCCGATGGTGCTGTCAAGTCTTGGTATTCTCCTCTCGCTGGCGGGTATTTTTCTCGTGACCACCAAGGAAGGTGCCTCGATGAAGGATTTGATGTGGGCACTGAACAAGGGCATCTGGGGATCAAGTGCCATGGTTGTGGTGGTCGCGGCGGTGGTGATGCCGATTCTGTTGCCTGCAAGTATTGCCTGGGGGGTTGTGGCAGCAGTCACTATCGGCCTGATAGTAGGACTCATCATCGGCTACGGCACTGAATACTATACGAGTGCAGAATATAAACCAACCAAAGGGATCGCCGACCAGGCCACCTCGGGAACCGGTCCTCTAATCATCGACGGTATCGCAGCAGGATTAATGTCGACGTGGATTCCGATCACGGCAGTATGCCTCGGCATGCTGTTGTCTTTTGGTATGTGTCACGGTTTTGAGAATCTAGCGATGGGTCTGTACGGCGTGGGAATGGCGTCGGTAGGTATGCTATCGACACTGGGCATCACGCTCGCAACGGACGCCTATGGCCCAATTGCTGATAACGCCGGCGGCAACGCCGAAATGGCCGGCTTGTCCAAGCAGGTCCGCGAACGAACTGACGCCCTCGACTCGCTCGGCAATACCACCGCGGCAGTGGGGAAAGGATTTGCCATTGGCTCGGCCGCGTTGACTTCTCTCGCTCTGTTGGCCGCCTATATAGAAGAAGTTCGCGTGGGAATCCATCGCGAAGCAGCTGCCGTCTACCAGGTTGAAGATAGCCAAGGTTACAACGCGGTCGATCTAGGGTTCGGCAAGTACGGCCTTTATGTGCCCGGTGCCGACGGAAGCCATCGTGAGAACTACACCATTAGTGCGTTTGAAAGCACCGCAAACCATGCCGTGGAAGTCGTCGTCGATGGAAATCCAGTGGACATGATCATCAATCATCAGGGGGCTTCCGTTCTAGAAGCGGACGTTGACCCAGTGGTTGCCGAGCTCACTGCAGCGGCTCCCGCCGGTTTGTTCGACTTCATGGACTACTACGAGGTCACGTTGATGAATCCCAAGGTACTCGTGGGAATATTTTCCGGTGTGCTGATGGTCTTCGTCTTTGGTGCAATGACAATGAAAGCGGTAGGTCGTGCCGCTATGGAAATGGTGAGGGAAGTTCGCAGACAATTTCGCGAAATGCCAGGCATCATGGAGGGTACAACCACACCCGATTACGCCCGCTGCGTAGCCATTTCTACTGCCGGTGCCCAACGCGAGATGATTCGCCCATCGCTACTTGCCGTGTTGGCGCCAGTACTCGTCGGTTTGTTGCTTGGCGTTTCTGGAGTTATGGGCCTACTAGTGGGAGGACTATGTGCAGGATTCGCATTGGCAGTCTTTATGGCCAACGCCGGTGGGGCTTGGGACAACGCAAAGAAACTTATCGAGACGGGCCAACACGGTGGCAAAGGATCCGATGCCCATAAGAGTGCCGTTGTGGGCGATACAGTCGGCGATCCATTCAAAGATACTACTGGCCCTTCGCTCAACATACTGATCAAGCTGATGAATATGGTAAGTATCGTGTTCGCCGGTCTGGTTGTGAAATATGCACCCGAAATTTCTTCCTTTCTCGGCATGGGGCAGTAG
- a CDS encoding polysaccharide lyase domain-containing protein — MLRIACAQIFLLMGVFYVSGAVAQTFYVATDGNDASGDGSAGSPWASIGGALAELHDANIDGATVLVRPGTYSGRQSLVGTFAQGVTVRSEVPYQAQLRHSSQTVVAYVNCRGASGITLEGFDLAHSGPGAAPLVFHIDGGGGNAGVGNITVRNNVIHESYNNDLLKVNNGVTNVIVEQNMFYNQTGSDEHIDVNSVEDVTIRDNVFFNDFAGSGRTNGNNTSAYIVIKDSNDEDDLFLGTDRVNVQRNVFLNWEGSTGSNFVLVGEDAKPYIEARNVMFENNLMLGNSSNVMRAAVGVKSGEQITFRNNTIAGDLPALAFAMRVNVENSAVTNDQIHFYNNLWSDPTGTMGASLGGGNDFSDSPPGEVTNWSLVNNQYYNGGAPIPAGAGETINYTDDATRIVGDPGLASQAGLTVPRWEPGSGMFADGSATIREAFVSLVMQYGVPTAGSAGVNQASAVQAPADDILGNLRGGAPDVGAVEIVANHVGDFDGDGDVDGQDFLVWQRDPNGGQLSDWQADYGMGAGLQTRTGSPVPEPAGGVIVGGLLLVVGRSRRVKPFASQ; from the coding sequence ATGCTACGGATCGCGTGTGCGCAGATTTTCTTGTTGATGGGCGTTTTCTATGTGTCCGGCGCTGTGGCTCAGACGTTTTATGTGGCGACCGACGGAAATGATGCCAGTGGCGATGGGTCGGCGGGGAGTCCTTGGGCTTCGATCGGGGGGGCGCTGGCTGAGCTGCATGATGCGAACATTGACGGGGCGACCGTGCTTGTGCGGCCGGGGACTTACTCGGGGCGGCAATCGTTGGTGGGTACTTTTGCTCAGGGGGTCACGGTCCGGTCGGAGGTTCCTTATCAAGCGCAGCTGCGGCATAGCAGCCAGACGGTTGTGGCGTATGTGAATTGCCGGGGGGCGAGCGGGATTACGCTCGAAGGGTTTGATCTGGCTCACTCGGGACCAGGGGCAGCGCCCTTGGTGTTTCACATCGACGGCGGCGGAGGTAATGCGGGAGTTGGCAATATTACCGTCCGCAACAATGTGATTCATGAAAGCTACAACAACGATCTGTTGAAGGTGAACAATGGTGTGACCAACGTGATCGTCGAGCAGAACATGTTCTACAATCAGACGGGGTCCGACGAGCATATCGACGTGAACTCGGTCGAGGATGTCACGATCCGCGACAATGTGTTTTTCAATGACTTCGCTGGCTCGGGGCGGACCAATGGCAACAACACTTCCGCCTACATCGTGATCAAAGACAGCAACGACGAGGACGATCTCTTCCTGGGGACCGACCGAGTGAATGTGCAGCGGAATGTGTTTCTCAATTGGGAGGGGAGCACCGGCTCGAACTTTGTGTTGGTTGGCGAGGATGCCAAGCCGTACATCGAGGCGCGGAATGTGATGTTTGAGAACAATCTCATGCTGGGCAATTCCAGCAACGTGATGCGGGCAGCCGTGGGAGTGAAGAGTGGGGAGCAGATAACGTTTCGCAACAACACCATCGCGGGGGATTTGCCGGCGCTCGCCTTTGCGATGCGCGTGAACGTCGAGAACTCAGCGGTGACCAATGACCAGATCCATTTCTATAACAACCTCTGGTCCGATCCGACGGGAACGATGGGGGCATCGTTGGGAGGGGGAAACGATTTCTCGGATTCACCGCCGGGCGAGGTGACCAATTGGAGCCTCGTGAACAATCAATACTACAACGGCGGCGCACCGATACCCGCGGGCGCAGGGGAGACGATCAACTACACCGACGACGCGACTCGAATCGTGGGTGATCCAGGACTGGCATCGCAAGCGGGATTAACCGTTCCGAGGTGGGAACCTGGCAGCGGAATGTTTGCCGATGGATCGGCAACGATTCGCGAGGCGTTTGTTTCGCTCGTGATGCAGTATGGTGTGCCAACGGCGGGCAGTGCGGGCGTCAATCAAGCATCTGCGGTCCAAGCACCGGCGGATGACATCCTCGGCAATCTTCGTGGCGGTGCGCCGGATGTCGGTGCCGTGGAAATCGTGGCGAACCACGTCGGAGATTTTGATGGCGATGGGGATGTCGATGGGCAGGATTTTCTCGTGTGGCAGCGCGATCCGAATGGGGGACAACTGAGTGATTGGCAAGCGGACTATGGCATGGGTGCAGGACTGCAGACGCGGACTGGTTCGCCGGTGCCGGAACCTGCGGGAGGGGTGATCGTGGGTGGCTTGCTCTTGGTGGTTGGTAGATCGCGGCGCGTGAAACCTTTCGCATCGCAGTAG
- a CDS encoding universal stress protein: MVKLHPKRVLIPTDFSEQANRAVDDGLAMVEDPEHLIVLHVAPALSSFSEGDPLVGWNMISDEDRTKYLLEMLRKKFTDEKYKKVHFIISYGTPAEEITQVAKNENCDMIVLPSHGRTGLARLLIGSVAERVVRLAHCPVLVLRD, encoded by the coding sequence ATGGTAAAGCTTCATCCCAAAAGAGTCTTAATTCCTACCGATTTTTCAGAGCAAGCCAATCGAGCCGTTGACGATGGATTGGCCATGGTGGAAGACCCTGAGCACTTAATTGTGTTGCATGTGGCACCCGCCCTGAGCAGCTTTTCTGAAGGGGATCCATTGGTCGGATGGAACATGATCAGTGACGAAGATCGCACGAAGTATCTCTTGGAGATGCTCCGTAAGAAATTTACTGACGAGAAGTACAAGAAAGTACATTTTATAATCTCCTATGGCACGCCTGCCGAAGAGATCACTCAGGTAGCGAAAAACGAGAATTGCGACATGATCGTACTCCCTTCGCACGGACGAACAGGGCTGGCCCGCCTCTTGATTGGCTCCGTAGCTGAGCGTGTGGTCCGCTTAGCTCACTGTCCCGTGCTGGTCTTACGCGATTAA
- a CDS encoding CBS domain-containing protein yields MSKKQVPAESEEFQDPLQNYDPKVYSDPLEKALAEESVSEIQYRPVAVVTPDTPIHKAVEKMANLQIASLLVEEDGCLVGVFSDRDVLDKVALEYAQVKNNPVRDVMTKDPAFVYESDSSASALCVMAVLGFRHVPVIDAKHKALGIISPQRVTAFLRKHSYD; encoded by the coding sequence ATGTCTAAGAAGCAAGTCCCTGCGGAATCTGAGGAATTTCAAGACCCGCTGCAAAACTACGACCCAAAAGTGTATTCCGATCCGTTGGAGAAAGCACTGGCAGAAGAAAGCGTCAGTGAGATTCAGTATCGACCCGTAGCTGTCGTAACTCCAGATACACCGATTCACAAAGCAGTCGAGAAGATGGCGAACCTTCAAATTGCCAGTCTTCTTGTTGAAGAGGACGGGTGTCTGGTTGGTGTCTTCTCTGATCGCGATGTGCTCGACAAGGTGGCACTAGAATATGCACAAGTAAAAAATAATCCTGTGAGAGACGTCATGACAAAAGACCCCGCATTCGTCTACGAATCAGACTCCTCAGCCTCTGCGTTATGCGTGATGGCAGTGCTTGGTTTTCGCCATGTACCCGTCATTGATGCAAAACATAAAGCACTCGGGATCATCAGCCCGCAACGCGTAACAGCATTTTTGCGAAAACATTCCTACGACTAA
- a CDS encoding sigma 54-interacting transcriptional regulator, whose product MQPPESYEKYLDLQQYIDLNDEDLRRIAAVRERLLAHSAPIIDDFYTEISRHPQTARVITGGNSQIAQLKFSLRQWLRQLLSGPYDSDYLALRTRVGQRHVAIGLDQVYTCVALSRMRNGLIRLLSDTWQEAPDELLLTIQTLNKLLDLDQAIIEDAYQAAFLAQSQNLSKENLQLRVALEREQRSTHIVGNSEAMLEVYRLIDRTAATDKPILIQGESGTGKELVAKALHRASRFSGKPLVVINCAALPESLLESELFGHEKGAFTGAIASKPGLFEVADGGTLFIDEIGELAGGLQAKLLRVLEDGSLRRVGSVKERRVNVRLLAATNRDLAIEIEKGRFREDLYYRINVLTILLPPLRERRGDILQLVSHFTGKSWNWDSRFMEVLENYSWPGNVRQLRNAIERTKVLAEEDTLLAENLPPEILRTGSELAPHKPGSEADLETINRSHIADTFKRYSGNKARTARALGISRRTLYRLLEKHAIE is encoded by the coding sequence ATGCAGCCGCCTGAATCCTACGAAAAATATTTAGACCTGCAGCAGTACATTGACTTGAATGATGAGGATTTGCGACGTATAGCCGCCGTACGGGAGAGATTGCTGGCCCACTCCGCGCCGATTATTGATGATTTTTATACAGAAATTAGTCGACATCCCCAGACTGCTCGGGTGATTACGGGGGGCAACTCACAAATCGCACAATTGAAGTTCTCTCTGCGTCAATGGCTTCGCCAGTTGCTTTCCGGGCCTTACGACAGCGATTATCTCGCGCTTCGTACTCGGGTTGGACAACGGCATGTGGCGATCGGCTTGGATCAGGTTTATACGTGTGTCGCTCTTTCTCGAATGCGCAATGGCCTCATACGCTTATTGAGCGATACTTGGCAAGAGGCACCTGATGAACTGTTGTTGACGATTCAAACCTTGAACAAACTTCTTGACCTCGACCAGGCCATAATCGAAGACGCTTATCAAGCCGCGTTTCTTGCACAGAGTCAGAATCTAAGTAAGGAGAATCTCCAGTTGCGCGTCGCCCTCGAACGCGAGCAACGAAGCACACATATTGTGGGAAATTCCGAGGCGATGCTGGAGGTTTATCGACTAATCGATCGGACAGCTGCCACGGACAAACCCATTCTGATTCAAGGGGAGAGCGGTACGGGGAAAGAACTCGTCGCTAAGGCATTGCATCGGGCGAGCCGATTTTCGGGTAAGCCATTGGTCGTCATCAACTGTGCTGCGTTGCCAGAATCGCTGTTGGAAAGTGAATTGTTTGGGCACGAAAAAGGGGCCTTTACCGGAGCAATCGCCAGCAAACCAGGCCTGTTTGAAGTTGCCGACGGTGGAACTCTATTTATCGATGAAATTGGCGAATTGGCCGGTGGATTGCAGGCCAAGCTTCTGCGAGTTTTAGAAGATGGGTCGCTTAGGCGAGTAGGTTCGGTGAAGGAGCGTCGCGTCAACGTCCGCCTGTTGGCGGCTACGAACAGGGATTTAGCTATAGAAATAGAGAAGGGTCGATTTCGCGAAGATTTGTATTATCGGATTAACGTGCTCACGATCTTGCTACCTCCATTACGGGAGCGACGGGGCGACATTCTTCAACTAGTGAGCCATTTCACTGGAAAGAGTTGGAACTGGGATAGCAGGTTTATGGAGGTCTTGGAGAACTACAGTTGGCCAGGAAATGTGAGGCAACTGCGAAACGCTATCGAGCGAACGAAGGTGTTGGCGGAAGAAGACACGCTCCTAGCTGAGAATCTTCCCCCCGAGATCTTGCGTACTGGAAGTGAACTAGCCCCTCATAAACCCGGGTCCGAGGCAGACCTGGAAACGATCAACCGCAGTCATATCGCAGATACATTTAAGCGTTACAGTGGAAATAAGGCTCGAACTGCTCGCGCACTGGGAATTAGTCGGCGTACGCTCTATCGCTTGCTGGAAAAGCATGCCATCGAATAA
- a CDS encoding PEP-CTERM sorting domain-containing protein produces MGDLSSPVSAAESTIPEPSSLALLLVGTIGIYLRRATR; encoded by the coding sequence ATGGGTGATTTAAGTAGCCCGGTATCAGCTGCGGAGTCCACCATACCAGAACCCTCGTCTTTGGCCTTGCTGCTAGTTGGAACAATTGGCATTTATCTACGTCGAGCAACGAGATGA
- a CDS encoding DUF4405 domain-containing protein, whose protein sequence is MKRTTLNYWTDAFAFIGFLCLTTSGILLRYQLPPGSGRIDSMGGGRQAQEKAVSVLWGLTRHEWGDIHYYLALGLMAILAFHLFLHWKWIVCVTRGKPVEGSGYRLGLGVIGLLAVILLSAAPLFSPSIQVPRSTFLNETVEDSLIEQDGSAIRGDMTLEQVEAQTKVPANYILEQLGLAPTTSPQERLGPLKRQYGFQMEDVRRIISEYEAP, encoded by the coding sequence ATGAAACGCACAACCCTCAATTATTGGACAGATGCTTTCGCTTTCATCGGTTTCTTATGTCTTACTACAAGCGGCATCTTATTACGCTATCAGCTTCCCCCCGGAAGTGGACGAATAGACTCGATGGGTGGAGGGCGCCAGGCACAAGAGAAGGCTGTTTCGGTACTGTGGGGACTAACACGTCATGAATGGGGAGATATCCACTACTATTTGGCACTCGGCCTGATGGCGATACTCGCCTTTCATCTCTTTCTCCACTGGAAGTGGATTGTCTGTGTGACCCGAGGAAAACCTGTTGAAGGATCGGGTTACCGTTTAGGGCTTGGCGTGATCGGATTGCTCGCCGTGATTTTACTTTCTGCCGCTCCGTTGTTTTCTCCGTCGATCCAAGTACCCAGATCGACCTTTCTAAACGAAACAGTAGAAGACTCACTCATTGAACAGGACGGCAGTGCTATTCGAGGCGACATGACTTTAGAGCAAGTTGAAGCACAAACTAAAGTTCCAGCCAACTATATCCTTGAACAACTCGGTCTAGCTCCAACAACCTCACCACAAGAGCGATTAGGTCCACTCAAGCGACAATATGGTTTCCAAATGGAGGACGTGCGACGCATCATCTCAGAATACGAGGCTCCTTGA
- a CDS encoding Crp/Fnr family transcriptional regulator, translating to MSQNDLIAKLKRGRFFSNMDPADLEEVAKICREVEIPQRTVIFEEYDRAKEVYIILSGQVSLAICEPKQSCRQIAIVGEGELVGWSALLGRTRLSDTASTLTPVKALVFEGNELSKFCTDHPTFGFEFMRRAASALALRLSGTRLQLLEMCGSRLPLSGDQIESD from the coding sequence ATGAGTCAAAATGATTTAATTGCCAAACTGAAAAGAGGTCGCTTTTTCAGTAATATGGATCCAGCAGATCTCGAAGAGGTTGCCAAAATCTGCCGTGAAGTAGAAATCCCACAACGCACTGTTATTTTCGAAGAATATGATCGTGCCAAAGAGGTTTATATCATACTCAGTGGGCAAGTCTCGCTGGCAATCTGTGAGCCCAAGCAGAGTTGTCGACAGATTGCCATCGTGGGAGAAGGAGAGCTAGTCGGTTGGTCGGCATTATTGGGCAGAACTCGACTTTCAGATACTGCCAGCACTTTAACTCCTGTTAAGGCGCTAGTATTCGAAGGCAACGAGTTGTCGAAGTTCTGCACTGATCACCCTACTTTTGGCTTTGAGTTCATGCGTCGCGCTGCTAGTGCCCTGGCACTCCGATTGAGTGGAACACGTCTGCAATTGTTGGAAATGTGTGGCTCCCGGCTGCCTCTCTCTGGTGATCAAATCGAGAGCGACTGA
- a CDS encoding CBS domain-containing protein encodes MKRNLKKDIAMGLHENMHSETVSRLALREPVVVQETSTIGEAVTAMRKHQLGCAIVLSPNRVPIGLFPESELTRLLSKNSDVIDEPISKHLKKDWPTVKLTDPIARVLDALESYNVRFLIVVNEDGQLAGLTGQKGLMEYVAEHFPGQVNVQRIGGNPYPVEREGA; translated from the coding sequence GTGAAACGAAATCTAAAAAAGGACATAGCAATGGGACTCCATGAAAACATGCACTCGGAAACAGTCAGCAGACTTGCCCTCCGCGAACCCGTCGTGGTCCAAGAGACAAGCACGATTGGCGAAGCAGTCACGGCCATGCGGAAACATCAGCTTGGATGTGCCATCGTACTGAGTCCGAATCGAGTGCCGATAGGTTTGTTCCCTGAATCTGAACTGACACGACTGCTCAGCAAAAACTCAGATGTCATTGATGAACCCATCTCTAAACACCTCAAGAAAGACTGGCCTACGGTCAAGCTTACCGACCCCATTGCCCGGGTGCTGGATGCTTTAGAATCTTACAATGTGCGGTTTCTAATCGTAGTCAATGAAGATGGTCAACTAGCTGGCCTGACCGGTCAGAAGGGGCTAATGGAATATGTCGCAGAACATTTTCCCGGCCAGGTCAACGTTCAACGAATTGGCGGAAACCCATACCCTGTAGAACGGGAAGGAGCATAA